In one window of Henckelia pumila isolate YLH828 chromosome 1, ASM3356847v2, whole genome shotgun sequence DNA:
- the LOC140874062 gene encoding uncharacterized protein: MISYTIPKYLKTKPKIGMKFTSIDDAFSFYNQYARQAGFSARISNSKKHKRTNEVVWKQFACFKEGRTDERRGNKQTKAKKSLIQQFSQANVPTCQQIRLLEIEYGGPEHVGCTEKDISNSEKDLRDEHKGIDAETLIEFFACEKEKKSAFFFDFEIDSDNRFKRHYKKKSH; encoded by the exons ATGATAAGTTATACAATCCCCAAGTATTTGAAGACCAAACCAAAAATTGGGATGAAATTCACATCAATAGATGATGCATTTTCGTTTTATAACCAATATGCACGACAAGCTGGATTTAGCGCGAGAATAAGTAATAGCAAGAAACATAAGCGGACAAATGAAGTTGTTTGGAAACAATTTGCATGCTTTAAAGAAGGGCGTACAGATGAAAGACGGGGGAATAAGCAGACAAAAG CAAAGAAATCATTGATTCAACAGTTTTCCCAAGCCAATGTGCCAACTTGTCAACAAATACGGCTATTGGAGATAGAGTATGGAGGGCCTGAGCATGTAGGTTGCACAGAAAAAGATATTAGTAACTCTGAGAAAGATCTAAGGGATGAACATAAGGGTATCGATGCTGAAACGCTGATTGAGTTCTTTGCATGTGAGAAAGAGAAAAAATCAgcatttttctttgattttgaaattgatTCGGATAACAGATTTAAGaggcactacaagaaaaaaagtCATTAA
- the LOC140888496 gene encoding E3 ubiquitin-protein ligase RSL1-like isoform X1: protein MVDDADFAFSLQVEEALTASLIDGGAAPSATDDAVFGPDLAQLLVYDNLSNYEQELLDQYETQAVAKRTKLDLKRQFHDRAFASQISTIPEADWEKNGDNFNIPYGEGSSSSSYSAKKIDYVVHVKGLVEPMASGIGVAICDCNGVLVFEVSKGLSRCERQVSGELVEVKALVEGLDAAVMLGLNNIELVCDNTLLRQYITGKKVPKQANIAALVEQMNLLLRKFNHVRSSLVSTKDLKFAFELARKAVSCQVNRTASNREGKSTTETCAICFEVTRVDQMFQITDCLHSYCFSCMSKHVEVKLQNGTLPKCPSENCRSELKLGSCKKFLTPKLFEIMSERMKEARIPADEKIYCPYPRCSTLLSKTDFQGSSKHLTVVICPKCSGNFCINCKVPWHRGMTCHAYQSKNPSASREDEKLKSLASKKLWRQCPKCNHMVSLAEGCYHIYCRCRHEFCYTCGAEWREKKPTCKCPIWDVRNIIHDERNR from the exons ATGGTCGACGACGCCGACTTCGCTTTCAGCCTGCAGGTCGAAGAGGCCCTCACCGCCTCCTTGATCGACGGCGGCGCTGCACCCTCCGCCACCGACGACGCCGTTTTCGGTCCCGATCTCGCACAACTCCTCGTGTACgataatctctccaactacgagcaGGAACTCCTCGACCAGTACGAAACGCAAGCGGTGGCGAAAAGGACGAAGCTCGATCTCAAACGCCAATTTCATGATCGAGCTTTTGCTTCCCAGATTTCAACCATTCCAGAGGCGGATTGGGAAAAAAATGGAGATAATTTCAACATACCGTACGGCGAGGGCTCCTCCTCGTCGTCATACAGTGCGAAGAAAATTGATTATGTGGTCCATGTCAAGGGTTTGGTTGAGCCGATGGCGAGTGGAATTGGGGTGGCGATATGTGATTGTAATGGTGTTTTGGTGTTTGAGGTGAGTAAGGGTTTGAGTAGATGCGAGCGCCAAGTGAGTGGAGAGCTTGTCGAAGTAAAAGCTTTGGTTGAAGGGCTCGATGCTGCCGTAATGCTGGGATTGAATAACATTGAACTTGTATGTGATAATACTCTGCTACGTCAATAT ATCACTGGGAAAAAAGTACCGAAACAGGCAAATATTGCTGCTTTAGTTGAACAAATGAATCTTCTTCTCAGAAAATTTAATCACGTCCGCTCATCTCTCGTGTCAACAAAGGACTTGAAGTTCGCATTTGAACTTGCAAGGAAAGCTGTGTCTTGTCAGGTCAATCGAACTGCAAGCAACAGAGAAGGGAAGAGTACGACTGAGACATGTGCAATTTGTTTTGAAGTTACTCGTGTGGACCAAATGTTCCAAATTACTGATTGCCTTCATAGCTACTGCTTTTCATGTATGTCAAAACATGTTGAAGTGAAGCTACAGAACGGAACTCTTCCCAAGTGCCCTTCTGAGAATTGTAGGTCCGAGCTAAAACTAGGCAGCTGCAAAAAGTTTTTGACTCCTAAGTTATTTGAGATAATGAGTGAACGCATGAAAGAAGCTCGCATTCCCGCAGATGAAAAGATTTATTGTCCTTATCCTAGGTGTTCTACATTGTTATCAAAGACTGATTTTCAAGGATCTTCAAAGCATTTGACGGTTGTGATATGCCCCAAATGCAGTGGCAATTTTTGCATCAATTGCAAAGTCCCCTGGCACAGAGGTATGACCTGTCATGCttatcaatctaaaaatccgTCTGCATCTAGAGAAGATGAGAAACTAAAATCTTTGGCATCCAAGAAGCTCTGGCGTCAATGTCCTAAATGCAACCACATGGTCTCACTGGCTGAAGGTTGCTACCACATTTATTGCAG ATGTAGACATGAGTTTTGTTATACGTGTGGAGCAGAATGGAGAGAGAAGAAACCAACCTGCAAGTGTCCAATCTGGGATGTACGTAATATCATACATGATGAGCGCAACAGATGA
- the LOC140888496 gene encoding E3 ubiquitin-protein ligase RSL1-like isoform X2 — MVDDADFAFSLQVEEALTASLIDGGAAPSATDDAVFGPDLAQLLVYDNLSNYEQELLDQYETQAVAKRTKLDLKRQFHDRAFASQISTIPEADWEKNGDNFNIPYGEGSSSSSYSAKKIDYVVHVKGLVEPMASGIGVAICDCNGVLVFEVSKGLSRCERQVSGELVEVKALVEGLDAAVMLGLNNIELITGKKVPKQANIAALVEQMNLLLRKFNHVRSSLVSTKDLKFAFELARKAVSCQVNRTASNREGKSTTETCAICFEVTRVDQMFQITDCLHSYCFSCMSKHVEVKLQNGTLPKCPSENCRSELKLGSCKKFLTPKLFEIMSERMKEARIPADEKIYCPYPRCSTLLSKTDFQGSSKHLTVVICPKCSGNFCINCKVPWHRGMTCHAYQSKNPSASREDEKLKSLASKKLWRQCPKCNHMVSLAEGCYHIYCRCRHEFCYTCGAEWREKKPTCKCPIWDVRNIIHDERNR; from the exons ATGGTCGACGACGCCGACTTCGCTTTCAGCCTGCAGGTCGAAGAGGCCCTCACCGCCTCCTTGATCGACGGCGGCGCTGCACCCTCCGCCACCGACGACGCCGTTTTCGGTCCCGATCTCGCACAACTCCTCGTGTACgataatctctccaactacgagcaGGAACTCCTCGACCAGTACGAAACGCAAGCGGTGGCGAAAAGGACGAAGCTCGATCTCAAACGCCAATTTCATGATCGAGCTTTTGCTTCCCAGATTTCAACCATTCCAGAGGCGGATTGGGAAAAAAATGGAGATAATTTCAACATACCGTACGGCGAGGGCTCCTCCTCGTCGTCATACAGTGCGAAGAAAATTGATTATGTGGTCCATGTCAAGGGTTTGGTTGAGCCGATGGCGAGTGGAATTGGGGTGGCGATATGTGATTGTAATGGTGTTTTGGTGTTTGAGGTGAGTAAGGGTTTGAGTAGATGCGAGCGCCAAGTGAGTGGAGAGCTTGTCGAAGTAAAAGCTTTGGTTGAAGGGCTCGATGCTGCCGTAATGCTGGGATTGAATAACATTGAACTT ATCACTGGGAAAAAAGTACCGAAACAGGCAAATATTGCTGCTTTAGTTGAACAAATGAATCTTCTTCTCAGAAAATTTAATCACGTCCGCTCATCTCTCGTGTCAACAAAGGACTTGAAGTTCGCATTTGAACTTGCAAGGAAAGCTGTGTCTTGTCAGGTCAATCGAACTGCAAGCAACAGAGAAGGGAAGAGTACGACTGAGACATGTGCAATTTGTTTTGAAGTTACTCGTGTGGACCAAATGTTCCAAATTACTGATTGCCTTCATAGCTACTGCTTTTCATGTATGTCAAAACATGTTGAAGTGAAGCTACAGAACGGAACTCTTCCCAAGTGCCCTTCTGAGAATTGTAGGTCCGAGCTAAAACTAGGCAGCTGCAAAAAGTTTTTGACTCCTAAGTTATTTGAGATAATGAGTGAACGCATGAAAGAAGCTCGCATTCCCGCAGATGAAAAGATTTATTGTCCTTATCCTAGGTGTTCTACATTGTTATCAAAGACTGATTTTCAAGGATCTTCAAAGCATTTGACGGTTGTGATATGCCCCAAATGCAGTGGCAATTTTTGCATCAATTGCAAAGTCCCCTGGCACAGAGGTATGACCTGTCATGCttatcaatctaaaaatccgTCTGCATCTAGAGAAGATGAGAAACTAAAATCTTTGGCATCCAAGAAGCTCTGGCGTCAATGTCCTAAATGCAACCACATGGTCTCACTGGCTGAAGGTTGCTACCACATTTATTGCAG ATGTAGACATGAGTTTTGTTATACGTGTGGAGCAGAATGGAGAGAGAAGAAACCAACCTGCAAGTGTCCAATCTGGGATGTACGTAATATCATACATGATGAGCGCAACAGATGA